The nucleotide sequence AAAGAGGGAAGGTGGCCAGATTCACTTAATCCTCCTTTGGAATCTGCAGTCCTGAATTGGTTAATTATACAATATCAATGACTGCTTCTCAACCCCAAGCACAAATAATTGAAAGCATGTAAGATGGAATTAAGTGAAATACAATCTTATCCTTTGGGTTTAAGCACTGACAGGGGCTTTAGAAACAAGGAATTAGGAGAATTTGACAGTGTTAATCCATTGATAAATATTAAGCTTTCTACAGTTACCTCCCAAATAAACAGACATTACAAAGAGCCACATACATCCAGCCAAGTCTCCATTTTCAGGGGTCTCTAGGCAAGTGATGAAAGGATGACGGCACTAAACCATGTCTGAAAAATGAAATGTGTGGCTTGACCTTTGAGCTTGCGTCTGTTTACATTTAGGAAGTGCAAGAAACGTATACAGAATCTGCTTGGACCAAGGGATTTGGAAAAAAGTTGAAAACTCCACTGTGGTCTGGGATAACCGCACTGAATGTTCTGGGGACAGCCACTACCAGAGAAAAGTGAGTAGAGATGCCTTTTTATGGTTTAATACAGTAACCTGCTTAATCCCCTCTGGAAATCCTCTTGATCAAATTGTTTCCACTGAGTACTTCACCTGAAAATGGGTagtctgtgtgtttatttagaAGAGAGAATTGGGTCAACTCAGGCTGGATGCTTAGGTTGAGCACATTCTTCCCCCCAACGTTTCTTGGATTTCTGACTGCTGAGCTGGTTCTAAAAGATATGAGGAGAATGAGTCAAGCCATTAGAAGAGAGAGGCACTATATAAATATAATGAGCAATCATTTTCACTTTCACCTTTTCTTCCATATGGTACATACAAATTCATATGGGAATCTGCACCTATGACTATTCCAGCCACATAAAACTACTCTGAGATGTAATGAACACTCATGAGGAatttagcttttttaaaacacacacacacacacacacacactttccacctACTAGTTACATATGGATAGGAGTTACATGCACATAATATGGAACTCTGCAAAACAATGAGTATAACTTTAATCTAGGTCACAGATAGAGCACATCTGGAACATTTTCCAAAATGATTCACAGAATGTAAGTGTGgaatgtgggatgtaatccactgggagcagtcaaatataacattccttgttttcctagagtggacgtgcaaggggatgttggtccagccagacaaacttcctgttacacctggctggagcatccttccttgcatgtgactagtgggtgggcttGACCTTTCCAGACCTCGTAAAAGGCCAAGGCATGCTGCTACCTtccctcttttccatcttcctttcatcctgcGAACTTCCTGGActgaactgctggctgccagaTTGAATTGCATAATAGTAAGAGGTTCTAACAAGGCTGCAACCAGCTTTCTGATGtaagaaggggaatgtaaactctgctaagtaaaaaacttgctaacacaagttaggaaggatattaataaacaatatatcctctcctgccaccctcaacattcccacatggAAGTCCATCCAGGAGGAGGGAAAACAAAATAGGcagatcatctctctctctctttcctggctCTACAAGCAGAATGCACTTCCATATGTACAAGGGAAGGGGAATTTCCTTTCACTGGCAGCACCTTAAGGTGTGGTGCTCTGGATGGCCTTTCTGGTCCTGGGAATTTTGAGGGAATGGGGACTACCACTGGAGAGGAGACTATCAAGCCTAGCATACCTAGGTACCTTTGTAAGCTTACAAAGACAGCACAAAGGAGATCATAGTTTTGTCATATTGGTTGCCCTCAGCATCAGGTAACCAGAGGTTCCATTTAAGTAATGACTAATAATAGGTCGCCACAAATGTCTGATAAACACGTCTGGTTTCCAAAACAGTGAGGGCTTGTAGGAATGTTTAGAAAGATAGGAGAGGATATGTTAATTAGGTATGAAtcaaagcaaacagcaatccatggaaagCCCAATTGCCGAttggctctgattcagcagtaaaatgcaggttttcctggggaaagcaccaagacaaacaaaaaacaaaaaaaaccacaccatgcttagacacagagctttaaagcctgGACCCGTGCCTAAAAACATGGCACAAAATGAAGTCTGAATGAGCCCTGAGTTATGTGCTAGAGTGATCTTCTGCAGATGAGATGAGaaacctgtagtcctccagatgtttttgaattacaacacccatcatccctggccactgaccatatgactggggctgatggaaattgatgtccaacaaaatttggaggaccacaaattTCTCATTGCTGTTCTACAGAATTTTCTCTCCTGGCATGATCTCTTTCCCAGACTTTACATCAATTTAACTCCTTTGCTTCTCTGTTGTTCTTAGGATGAAGAACAAACATTGTGGATCTCCACCCTGTACATTTATACTGTGGGATATACTTTTTCTCTTGTTTCCCTTGTCTTAGCACTTTTCATACTGATGTTGCTCAGGTCAGTATAATCTATCTTTCAGTAAAACATGGTGTTCTGGAATTACCCAGTGGTACATTTTCCAATTGCCAGGAGCTGGGATTTGGACCTGGGTTTGCATTATAATCTAACGTTAAATGATGGCTGGTGTCATCCTGGACAAAGTAAGAGAAACTTCCTTCTTCCCAGATCAATCAAAGGATCTGCTCACCTAATAATAATGCCGAAGTTGCCCTGGTCATACCACACCTATGACACCATGAAATCTGTACAGTTTTAATTGCATTGTGTATCATGGCAGCTGAGAGGGACAGAGTGGTGATCAGATATTATCAGTGGGCCACCTGTTACCTGAGCATTATAAAAGAAGGCAAAAGATTGCATAATGTAAGTAGGCCCTTGTGCAAGGAATAAACTAGATGTTGACTAACAAGCTTCCAAATCTAATGTTTCCTTCGCAAAAGTATTGCAACAAATGTGCAACACCCACAGGAGAGAATAAATTAATTGGACATGGTTCCTATTAATGCTTGCCTGCCTActgattctcccctgaaaatgtTCACACAAGCAGTTTCTAAGCCTCCCCAGCGAAGCAGTTGTGCTCCAAAACTGGCGATGAACCCAGCTAGCGTGGAAATGGCAGAGGTGGGTGGGAATCTTTGTAGCCAGCATGAGTTAAGCATTCCCCTTCTGCTGACCTTCTCCTGTAAGTGTTCCACTAGTCTCAGCACTCCCATTCTTAGCAAATTATTGACTGGGATGAGAGATGTAGTTCCACCCTAAGTAGTGTTTGTCTTTTTCTGCTGCAACATGAGGCCATCTAATAGCAATGGCAGCAGTGAGGTCCTCTTGCTCATCAGCCCTAtaggagggacacacacacacacacacacacacacacacacttttttttatttaggagCAAGCATCCCCAGCTGTCCAGTTCTCTGCAGAGAGTATATGTTGTAAACCACACAATACCACACCAACTTTGCCACTGCCTCTTTTCCTTTCTTGCTTCACAGAAAATGAGCAACAGAGATGGGAGCCCCTATACTCTTGGTTGTCAGGTGTGCTCAGCCCAGTGTAGGATAAGACAGAAATTATGCTACTGGAACAACATGCAGGCCTAGCTGATCCAAGTGTCCTTAGCACCCATAGCCGCTAAATGCCCACTAGGAAGGAAGAACATTTACAGCAGGGCAAGAACATACTGTTATTCAGATCAGAATAAAACCAACTTCAGTGGATTCCTAAGAGGATGCTTCTCTTCTTCCACAGGAAACTGCACTGCACAAGGAACTACATCCATATGAATCTGTTCGTTGCGTTCATCTTGCGAGCTGCAGGAGTTCTCATCAAAGACAGAACAACCCACAGCACTTATGTATTTCTTTATGTGGACTCTGAAAAGCCAAGTGATCTAAATGGATGGATATCCTTCTCAAGTCCAGAGGTATGGCATTGTTAAAAGCAAGTGGGTGGAAGAAAGAGCATCTAATGATACCTGGAGTTTCTATGTGTTCATGGCTGAATTCTGTAGCTGCAAAGCTTGCTAGAAAACTGTTGTTGATTGAACTCATTCAAAGCGCTGCATTCCATGCTGAGCATCCTTTGCTAGCAAGTTTCAAGCTCTGCATACTTTCTTTTGTTCGACGGTAACTGGCACACAAGTATGAAAATAGCTAGAAAATTCCTTCGTTTATTTATAAAGCTTATagactgattattatttttacaaaaaaaaactaAAGTGGTATGCCAGTTAAAAACCAGATAAAACAAGACATCTAAAAACAAGGTAAATGGGAAGTTAAAACAACTGGAGGAACAAAAGATGGATATGTCCGGAAGATTTACACAGGTGTATGCTGTCTTCCTCAGATGGCCTGCAGCCAGCACAAACCACTCACAATACAGATGCATTTAAGGCATAATTATACCACTTTGACAGCCATGGATTGCAGGTAGTTTTTAGGAGAGCCCTTTATGctcctcgcagagctacaattgctagagtagtttaacaatcaagccTTCTTCCCATAGAATTCTGAGAACTTTGAGATTGTACTTTGGCTAATTTGACCCTGTTGGACTCTTGGGCCTTTGCATTGCTCATGCAGCAGAGACCAAGTTAGCAGCTTGTTTCTTTTGAAGGCTAGCTTGGCACTGCAGAAGGAAGGTATCTGGGCCCTGCTGCTACTAGTGTCCTCCATTTGAGAACCACCCAGCCACAGAGCTTTGTAGTCATTAACATTTAACAAAACTGCTTTAGAAGAATAGGGCTTTTCAAATATTCATTTTGACTGACAAGTATCTGACTTGCTTAACAAAAACTCCACATATCTGTATGTACCAAGCTGTATTTTGATAATTGGTAGTGCCAAGTTTTACTTTGCTGTTGATGGTTGTTCAATATTAACTTTTCTTCTCGCTATCTCATTTCCACAGAAGTTGTTCCTATGCAGGATGGCTCAGCTTTTGATGCATTATGTTGTTGGGGCAAATTTCTTCTGGATTTTAGTGGAAGGGATTTACCTCCATAGATTATTGGTAGCCACTGTGCTTTCTGAGAAACATCTGCTGTTGAGATACATCTTCATTGGATGGGGTAAATATACAGATTTTCCCCCCAGCAGTGCTTGTTTCAGGATTGGTTAGCATCAATCTAAAACCCATCTCATCAAGGCAGCTGCAGCCACGAAGGCCATGTCTATATTGAAGATAAGCCACCCCTCTCTATGTCACAACTGCCCTGGGCTACCTTGGGAAGAAAGGCAAAATATAAATGTAcaataaactgaataaataataatcGCCATCTGAGAAATGATCCAAACCCTGCCCTTCATTTTGACATCAGATTATTATAAGTATACTCTTCTTTTAACTTTGTTGCTGCTTTTATCTGCTCAGAGACTGTCCTTGGATAAAGAGGGTCACAAAAATGTATGACTGGATCAACAAGAGAAAGAAGTTGCTGTGATCAATAGCCTTTGCCTTGTACACAAATTAGTAATATTCCCTCCCATCCCTATATTCCAGCTCTTCCATTATTATTTAGTCCACAAGCACAACAACTGTTACATATTGCCCATTGCGAAGTCACATTGTCCCTGCATCTCAATTTTTCCCAGGTTTTCCAGTTCTGTTTGTGGCTTCCTGGGGAATAACAAAATACCAACTGGAGTATGAGGGGTAAGTGACTGTTTCCAAATGCTCCTCTGGCTTGGTTTGTTGCTTCAGTTTCTGCCAAGACAATAGAAGGCATGGCCTGCTGGTTTAAACAAAGGTCTTTGGATGGATACAGACAAACATTTTGCTCTGTGGTGGTCATTTGTAAACAGGCTGTGGAGATGGTGATCTAAAGTATATAGCCAGATAGTGATGGTGACTTTGCTAAAACACATTACACACACCCAAGCACCACCAGTTTCTGATTTTCTAATCCCCCTATTATTGATGTTTATGTGGACATAGTAAGATCAGTCTTGTGAATGGTATAGGAAAGCTTAGCTGATGTGGGCCTGATCATGGCTTGAACAAGAGGCCACTGAGAACTTAATACAAGCTGCTCTGAGCTTTTGAAAGAAAGAGTGGGATGTAAGTATAATTAATAAATAGACCTCATGCTACACCCTGTTGGTCCCTAACGCTAAACCAAAGGAATTAAGTGAAGTTAACCTGGCGTTTAGATGCACCTAGTGGAACACAAATGAGTCATCATCATTTGCTTCCATAGGTATCAGTTGCTTAAGCCTCCATTAGCAAGCTCATTATAAAAATAAGAAATTGCATTACAACCCACTACAGCCACAACCATTAGAATAATGGTTTTGTGTTATGGGAAAATGCATGCCTTGGGATTACTTGCTTAGGAATGGATTATTGTTTACAATTGATTTTGAAAAATGTAATCTTGATGAGTAATCTGATTATTCCTCTTGGCAAAAAATAGCAACCAGGTTCACAGGTCCTATCcaaatctatttaaaaataatgtgGCTTGCCATTTGTGCTTATGTGAGCTGACAGAATAATTTTGACTTACTCCCTAGATGCTGGGCAACACATCACAACATGGCATTCTGGTGGATCATTCGTGGGCCCATTTTGTTTTCCATTGTTGTAAGCATCATGGCATAAATTTGATTAATTCTTTATACAGTTGTGGTGGTATGTTTCTGTTACATGATTTACAAGGGGAAACATCTCCTGGTGCACAGCAGGGTGAGACTGACGACCCTTTCCATGATTTGTGTCTCTCTGTATTTTACAAAATAAGGACTAACCCTAAATAATTTAAAGCTAGGATTGATTGAACAAAAATGGCTGTGGAAGGCATAAGGCAGGACAGGGACTAAAGGTGGGGGAGAAGTTTGCATTAAACTGTGAACTGACTGAATCTGCACTTCCTGAAGCAATACTTGGACTGAAATCAGCTTCAAAATTCAGAAGATCAGAAAAATGAGAACCAGAGAGTGTCCCAGAGAAGGATATGAGCAAGATAGTCTTGGGAACATGAACAGGAAAATGCCtttgcatttatattttaaaaagagagatcaCATGCTATGATACCCATTCAAATACATGAGAGCATGTAAACATGTATGCAGGTATTATGTGTGTGTGATACATAAGATATTGGCAAGGGTACTTGTCCTTGGTGTTCTTTTCCATCTGCTACTGATGCTCCCTGTTCCAGCAACCATTAATAAAGATCAAAAGTATCGTGGATCAAAAGGCTGAcctaaagaaagggggggggggcagaatgagATAAGAGAAATGGCAGGAAAAATTGTCTAAATGTGATGGGTAGAAAATCTCTAGAAACAATGTCTTCACAAGTTCAGAGGCTGCAATACTAAAcacatttacctgagagtaaactcaactgaattcaataggaattacttctgagtaaacacggtTAAGATTGTGCTGTGAATTGTTGCTTGTGGTTAATTTCTTGTGATTGCCCCGCTGCTAGCCAAATAATGTACATTGCATTTACTGAAACTAACCAAGAGGTGTGTTTCTTTGAAGGTTAACTTCTGCATCTTTCTAAAAATTGTGAAGCTGCTACATTCCAAACTTAAAGCCCAGCAAATGAGCTTTCGTGATTATAAATTCAGGTAAATATTACATTCTCAGATTTGCACTTATCTACTTAGTCTTCTACAGTACTTTTTAAACTGAATCCACTGATTATCTTCCAGTTCATTCTACACAAGAATTTCCTACACGTCTATTTTGTTACatgtgctggagagagagaggtttggacGAGATTCTAACTATCTTGGCAGAGTTGCACAATGGCTGATTGCAATAGGCACTTTTATGCTTGGTTACATCTTACCATGGGCAGCCTCACCCACCTTTAAGCAAGCATTCACCATGAacatacttaggctagaatataTCACAGTCATGTGTTTTTTTTTGCACATAGGTGAATATTTTACTTACAAAGTTTCACTAGTAGTCAGAGAGCATGTGTCTATTGTTATGAGTTGGGAGGCAGCCCCTTCATAATCTCTACAATCAGTGAAGGGTTAGAATTTGAGAAAACTCATCAATTCATGACTTTAGCAAGGGCTGGAAACAATACCAACTAGCTTTCTTATGAGCCCAGCCTGGCAGTGGCTTGCTGGGGTTGGTCACTGAAGAAACAAAAGGCTGATAAGCGCCTAGTTTGTTTAATAATGGTAAACTCACTAAGACAATAAatctgtgtctgggctgtaccacttcaggtgaATTGTCATCTCCAAAACAACTGCAACATACTTATGCCCATAAAATTAATATGTCAGGGAGAAGGTGAAAAGGTTAAGGCTAATGACACCTTAAAGTTAGTTTACTATGACATAAGATTTTATGGATAACAATCTGCTTCTTCAGAAGaatgaagtgttatcctgagttacAGGTACTTATCTACATGTTTGGAGGGCAGGGGCTGTAAGCAGTGaagtcagaaggaaatgaaattcGGCAAAGTACAGTCTATCATAGTTAGTGGTAATACATAGTACAGTTAAAAAgcctttgttccaattcagtcCACAAGTGACAACATTGAACTTCTTGATAAAATTGTAATTCAACAATTTCATGTTGCTGGAGGTTTGACTAAAATCCTTAAATATATCCTTAATCACAGGGGTGGGGGAACTGGCCTTCCACATGTTGTTtttccataatccctgacaattgaccatactggctgggattgatggcagACAAACAAAATTGGTAGGACCACAGATTCACCACCCCTGCATTAATATATCAATATCTATGTATGAGGTTTGATCATTCTGATGCTAGCACCAAACAAATGGAGGTGAGTGGATAATATCATGATTCCATTGAGATTTCTTGATGCAGTTTATCTCTAGGATTGAATTCATTCttatggttatttttatttttagactgGCAAGATCAACCCTTGTGCTAATACCATTGCTTGGGATTCACGAGATTGTCTTTAACTTCATTGTGGATGAAAGAATTGATGGTCTTTCCAGGCAC is from Podarcis muralis chromosome 2, rPodMur119.hap1.1, whole genome shotgun sequence and encodes:
- the GLP2R gene encoding glucagon-like peptide 2 receptor, which produces MKLYSGTCPTPVFAITMLFLIKQAEGSYEKIRVNLLNYKEACLKMLHESAISPGIYCNGSFDEFVCWPHSPPGIVSVPCPHYLPWIENGSARNVYRICLDQGIWKKVENSTVVWDNRTECSGDSHYQRKDEEQTLWISTLYIYTVGYTFSLVSLVLALFILMLLRKLHCTRNYIHMNLFVAFILRAAGVLIKDRTTHSTYVFLYVDSEKPSDLNGWISFSSPEKLFLCRMAQLLMHYVVGANFFWILVEGIYLHRLLVATVLSEKHLLLRYIFIGWGFPVLFVASWGITKYQLEYEGCWATHHNMAFWWIIRGPILFSIVVNFCIFLKIVKLLHSKLKAQQMSFRDYKFRLARSTLVLIPLLGIHEIVFNFIVDERIDGLSRHIKVFIQLTLGSFQGFFVALLYCFSNGEVKAELRKKWSHFLLASPFVCMPCFLGKNIKHLGRCSKKEHSNNNCFSLEVTQPQSTQVAKQRTGGKVELSFALKHIPRASLSDSSEGEVTMGETTEEVFEESEISICNKSKN